From a region of the Alnus glutinosa chromosome 1, dhAlnGlut1.1, whole genome shotgun sequence genome:
- the LOC133862403 gene encoding probable trehalose-phosphate phosphatase C isoform X2, giving the protein MGFQRPSSYKQKQQSVPKTAKEVEDQGDSFINTRIPYLSPTTNEPIAFDSYYNSWVAEHPSALGSFDRMMKASKGKTIAVFLDYDGTLSHIVDDPDRAFMSDEMRGAVREVAKLFPTAIISGRSREKVKDFVKLSNVYYAGSHGMDIMAPARPRKYNDGKHQTVALDKKESEVLFQPAKKFLPAIQEIFTILEEKTKKIQGARVEDNSFCISVHFRQVRKEDYGMLEEKVKSVVENYPEFHLTEGKMVLEVRPSIDWNKGHALEYLLDTLGFSSSAGDVLPLYIGDDRTDEDAFKVIRSRGGQGYPIIVSSAPKDTSASYSLRDPSEVLAFLLRLGKSRKASSSSRSLARFGGFR; this is encoded by the exons ATGGGATTCCAAAGACCATCTTCCTATAAACAAAAACAGCAATCTGTTCCGAAAACAGCAAAAGAAGTCGAGGACCAAGGCGATAGCTTCATAAACACGAGAATACCATACCTAAGTCCTACCACAAATGAACCTATAGCTTTTGATTCATATTATAATTCCTGGGTG GCAGAACACCCTTCTGCTCTAGGCTCATTTGATCGTATGATGAAAGCCTCAAAAGGGAAGACGATTGCCGTGTTTTTAGACTACGACGGCACACTCTCACACATCGTAGATGACCCTGATCGTGCCTTCATGTCTGATGAG ATGCGCGGAGCAGTACGTGAAGTTGCAAAACTTTTTCCAACAGCCATAATTAGTGGAAGGAGCAGAGAAAAG gTAAAAGACTTTGTAAAGTTGAGTAATGTATATTATGCTGGGAGCCATGGGATGGACATAATGGCCCCAGCAAGGCCACGGAAGTACAATGATGGCAAACACCAAACCGTAGCGCTTGATAAGAag GAGAGTGAAGTTCTCTTTCAACCTGCTAAGAAATTCTTGCCTGCAATTCAAGAG ATATTCACAATCTTagaggaaaaaacaaagaaaatacaagGCGCCAGGGTAGAGGATAATAGTTTCTGCATCTCTGTACATTTTCGACAGGTCCGGAAAGAG GATTACGGCATGTTGGAAGAGAAGGTTAAGTCTGTAGTTGAAAACTATCCAGAATTTCACCTGACTGAGGGTAAAATG GTTTTGGAAGTACGACCATCAATAGATTGGAACAAAGGTCATGCCTTGGAGTACTTACTTGACACTCTAGGGTTTAGCAGTTCTGCAGGTGATGTCCTGCCATTGTACATTGGGGATGATCGAACCGATGAAGATGCTTTCAAG gtCATTCGAAGTAGAGGAGGACAAGGGTATCCAATCATTGTATCTTCCGCTCCTAAGGATACAAGCGCTTCCTACTCTCTACGTGACCCCTCCGAAGTATTAGCTTTCCTGTTACGATTAGGAAAGTCGAGGAAAGCGTCTTCTTCAAGCAGGTCACTTGCTCGATTTGGCGGGTTTAGGTAA
- the LOC133857796 gene encoding uncharacterized protein LOC133857796: MECNRDEAVRAKEIAEKKFTERNYAGAKKFAQKAQNLYPGLEGLSQMLTTLDIFISAENKISGEVDWYGVLGVSPLADDETVRKQYRKLALMLHPDKNKSLGAEGAFKLVSQAWGLLSDKAKRLAYNQKRNFKGFEQKVSARSNVGPSVPPRANGFHNVTSNVASTARNTHSNTRVGPTSVPSPSHMKTDTFWTVCNRCKTHYEYLRIYLNHTLLCPNCQEAFMALEKPPPPNIFKSSNWSSRQQHQNSRHPAARNSSIAQNSEAGGSAGLNSFNNTNIHWSPPSRAAAFGCTVASASAAAQAATVVQQASEKVKREREEAHLARKGEMPLKKRKPDDNGLNSCGGHVSNHMTMGNGEVTKGYFGTERTYGLSGAYNKSNSERELSLFEIRNMLVEKAQIEVRKKLIEWSSLTGANTVKKEKEKLKGKETKKQQSVVNGDTYDLHKDGESNVTDKEAVPPMSINVPDPDFHNFDMDRTEGSFGDDQVWAAYDADDGMPRYYARVHKVISLKPFKMRISWLNSRSNRELGPIDWIGSGFAKTCGDFRIGKHETTGTLNSFSHKVTWTKGTRGVICIYPRKGEVWALYRNWSPDWNEHTPNDVIHKYDMVEVLDDFNVEQGVSVVPLLKIAGFRTVFHKHVDPKEVRRIPKEEMFRFSHQVPNYLLTGQEADNAPEGCRELDPAATSLELLQVMTEANEEEPTLKNCGRVEEEMLQSTPKISVDEMVGNAETGNQGEMVGNDGKQTKDDR; encoded by the coding sequence ATGGAGTGCAATAGAGATGAGGCAGTCAGGGCTAAAGAAATTGCTGAGAAGAAGTTTACAGAGAGAAATTATGCTGGTGCAAAGAAATTTGCTCAGAAGGCTCAAAATTTGTATCCTGGGCTTGAGGGGCTCTCCCAAATGTTAACAACActtgatatttttatctctgcagaaaataaaataagtggGGAAGTGGATTGGTATGGTGTACTTGGTGTGAGTCCCTTGGCTGATGATGAGACAGTAAGGAAACAATACAGGAAGCTAGCTCTCATGCTTCATCCCGATAAAAACAAGAGCTTAGGTGCAGAGGGAGCATTTAAGTTGGTTTCTCAGGCATGGGGTTTGCTATCAGATAAGGCTAAGAGATTAGCATACAACCAGAAGAGGAATTTCAAAGGATTTGAGCAGAAAGTTTCAGCCCGGAGTAATGTTGGTCCATCTGTGCCACCCAGAGCAAATGGCTTTCATAATGTTACTAGTAATGTTGCTTCAACTGCAAGGAATACACATAGCAATACTCGGGTGGGTCCCACCTCAGTTCCTTCTCCTTCACATATGAAAACTGATACTTTCTGGACTGTTTGCAATCGATGCAAGACGCATTATGAGTACCTCAGGATTTATTTGAATCACACTCTGCTTTGCCCTAATTGTCAAGAGGCCTTTATGGCTTTAGAGAAGCCTCCACCTCCGAACATTTTTAAGTCATCCAATTGGTCTTCTCGCCAACAGCATCAGAATTCAAGGCATCCTGCCGCAAGAAATTCTTCAATTGCTCAAAATTCAGAAGCGGGGGGTTCTGCTGGTTTGAATTCATTCAATAACACAAACATCCACTGGAGTCCTCCGTCCAGAGCGGCTGCATTTGGTTGCACGGTTGCATCAGCTTCTGCTGCTGCACAAGCTGCAACTGTGGTTCAGCAGGCTAGTGAGAAAGTGAAGAGAGAGCGTGAGGAAGCACATTTGGCCCGTAAAGGAGAGATGCCCTTGAAGAAGAGAAAACCAGATGATAATGGTTTGAACAGTTGTGGAGGCCATGTGTCAAATCACATGACGATGGGAAATGGAGAAGTAACAAAGGGTTATTTCGGAACAGAAAGGACCTATGGTTTATCTGGTGCGTATAATAAGTCCAACAGTGAGAGAGAGTTGTCATTATTCGAAATAAGAAATATGCTAGTGGAGAAGGCTCAGATTGAAGTCCGCAAGAAACTTATAGAATGGAGCTCATTAACTGGAGCAAATACtgtgaaaaaagagaaagagaagttGAAAGGCAAAGAGACTAAGAAACAACAGAGTGTGGTGAATGGTGACACATATGATCTGCATAAGGATGGCGAGTCAAATGTTACAGATAAGGAGGCCGTTCCACCAATGTCAATCAATGTTCCAGATCCTGATTTTCACAATTTTGACATGGACAGAACTGAAGGTTCCTTTGGGGATGACCAGGTCTGGGCTGCGTATGATGCTGATGATGGTATGCCTCGATACTATGCACGAGTTCACAAGGTGATCTCTTTGAAGCCATTTAAGATGCGGATCAGTTGGCTTAACTCCAGAAGCAACCGTGAATTGGGCCCAATAGACTGGATTGGTTCTGGTTTTGCCAAAACTTGTGGTGATTTTAGGATTGGTAAACATGAAACTACTGGAACATTAAATTCTTTCTCTCACAAGGTTACATGGACAAAAGGCACCCGTGGGGTCATTTGCATATATCCTAGAAAGGGAGAAGTCTGGGCCCTTTACAGAAACTGGTCCCCGGATTGGAATGAGCATACGCCAAATGACGTGATACATAAATATGACATGGTGGAAGTGCTTGATGACTTTAATGTGGAACAAGGTGTGTCTGTTGTCCCCCTTCTTAAGATTGCTGGTTTCAGGACAGTGTTTCATAAGCACGTGGACCCCAAGGAGGTCAGGAGGATTCCAAAAGAAGAAATGTTTCGCTTCTCTCATCAAGTCCCAAATTACTTGCTTACAGGCCAAGAAGCTGATAACGCTCCAGAGGGTTGTCGAGAGTTGGATCCAGCAGCTACCTCTTTGGAACTCCTTCAGGTTATGACGGAAGCTAATGAGGAGGAGCCTACATTGAAGAACTGTGGAAGAGTTGAGGAAGAGATGTTGCAGAGTACCCCAAAAATAAGTGTAGATGAAATGGTAGGAAATGCTGAGACAGGTAACCAAGGAGAGATGGTAGGAAATGATGGCAAACAAACCAAAGATGACAGATAG
- the LOC133862403 gene encoding probable trehalose-phosphate phosphatase C isoform X1, which translates to MQAMGFQRPSSYKQKQQSVPKTAKEVEDQGDSFINTRIPYLSPTTNEPIAFDSYYNSWVAEHPSALGSFDRMMKASKGKTIAVFLDYDGTLSHIVDDPDRAFMSDEMRGAVREVAKLFPTAIISGRSREKVKDFVKLSNVYYAGSHGMDIMAPARPRKYNDGKHQTVALDKKESEVLFQPAKKFLPAIQEIFTILEEKTKKIQGARVEDNSFCISVHFRQVRKEDYGMLEEKVKSVVENYPEFHLTEGKMVLEVRPSIDWNKGHALEYLLDTLGFSSSAGDVLPLYIGDDRTDEDAFKVIRSRGGQGYPIIVSSAPKDTSASYSLRDPSEVLAFLLRLGKSRKASSSSRSLARFGGFR; encoded by the exons ATGCAG GCGATGGGATTCCAAAGACCATCTTCCTATAAACAAAAACAGCAATCTGTTCCGAAAACAGCAAAAGAAGTCGAGGACCAAGGCGATAGCTTCATAAACACGAGAATACCATACCTAAGTCCTACCACAAATGAACCTATAGCTTTTGATTCATATTATAATTCCTGGGTG GCAGAACACCCTTCTGCTCTAGGCTCATTTGATCGTATGATGAAAGCCTCAAAAGGGAAGACGATTGCCGTGTTTTTAGACTACGACGGCACACTCTCACACATCGTAGATGACCCTGATCGTGCCTTCATGTCTGATGAG ATGCGCGGAGCAGTACGTGAAGTTGCAAAACTTTTTCCAACAGCCATAATTAGTGGAAGGAGCAGAGAAAAG gTAAAAGACTTTGTAAAGTTGAGTAATGTATATTATGCTGGGAGCCATGGGATGGACATAATGGCCCCAGCAAGGCCACGGAAGTACAATGATGGCAAACACCAAACCGTAGCGCTTGATAAGAag GAGAGTGAAGTTCTCTTTCAACCTGCTAAGAAATTCTTGCCTGCAATTCAAGAG ATATTCACAATCTTagaggaaaaaacaaagaaaatacaagGCGCCAGGGTAGAGGATAATAGTTTCTGCATCTCTGTACATTTTCGACAGGTCCGGAAAGAG GATTACGGCATGTTGGAAGAGAAGGTTAAGTCTGTAGTTGAAAACTATCCAGAATTTCACCTGACTGAGGGTAAAATG GTTTTGGAAGTACGACCATCAATAGATTGGAACAAAGGTCATGCCTTGGAGTACTTACTTGACACTCTAGGGTTTAGCAGTTCTGCAGGTGATGTCCTGCCATTGTACATTGGGGATGATCGAACCGATGAAGATGCTTTCAAG gtCATTCGAAGTAGAGGAGGACAAGGGTATCCAATCATTGTATCTTCCGCTCCTAAGGATACAAGCGCTTCCTACTCTCTACGTGACCCCTCCGAAGTATTAGCTTTCCTGTTACGATTAGGAAAGTCGAGGAAAGCGTCTTCTTCAAGCAGGTCACTTGCTCGATTTGGCGGGTTTAGGTAA